The region TGGTGGTATATCATCACGTTTGTATATATGTCGAAAGGGTGGAAGATTGGGCCCAAAACCCTTGGAAGTTGAAGATAGGGTTAAAGGGAAACGACCTCGAGATGTCATTCCTCGAACTTGTTGCCGTGCTCGTATTTGTGTTGCTCACAAAGTAAGCTCAAACAAATGGAAAGTAACCAAGGTTAACCTAGAGCACAATCATGCTATGGTTACATCGGATAAGGTTAAATTCATGCAAAGATCACGCAACATAGATCCGTTTACCCGATCTTTGATTGAGTTATTCAACAAATCGGGTATCGAGACCCCGAAAGTGATGAATTTACTTAGTGAGACATGTGGTGGTATTGAAAAAGTTGGTTTTTCCTCTCAAGACGTACGGAATGTAATACGTGACATTCGAAGACGGGTTTTTGATTCCGGTGATGCGGAGTGTGGATTGGTTTTGTTACGAGACTTGCAAAAACAAAGTGATGGAAATTTTTTCTACCGAGTGGATGTGGATGAGGAGAATCGTGTTAGGGGTTTGGTGTGGGTTGATCCTCGTTCGCTTAACGCGTACAAGAATTTTAGAGATGTGGTAACTTTTGACTCGACATATCAGACTAATAGGTATGACATGCCTTTTATTCCAATTACAGGAGTGAATCACCACTACCAAAATATTTTGTTTGGATTTGCACTTATAAGGGACGAGAAAGAGACTTCTTATAGATGGGTTTTGAAGACTTGGTTGGAAGCGGTCGATAACAAGCCACCTATTACCATTATTACGGAACAAGACATCGCTTTAAGTAATGCCATTATCGAGGTTATGCCTAACACCAACCATACATATTGTACGTGGCATATTAGTAGCAAGTTTACCGAGAAACTATCTACTTTGTATACTCAATACTCGGAGTTCAAGACGGATTTTAATGCATGTATCTACAAGTCATTGTCACCAACGGaatttgaaggtagttgggaggatttgaaagagaaatatgatcttgaaaatCACAATTGGCTAAATGATATGTATGCAATTAGACGACAATGGGTTTTTGCTTTCACGGAACAACATTTTGCCGTCGGTATGACTACCACCTCAAGGAGCGAGTCTATGAATTCATTTTTTGATGAGTATGTGAAAGCGTCGACCGGTTtgaaagaattcattgagaattCATAAAAAGCTTTGGAGTCACAATATTTACGAGAGGTTCAAGCCGATTTTGACACCGAGTACAAGGAAAGGAGACTATTCTCTAACTCGTCAATGGAGATACATGCCTCCAAGATATACACAAAAGAGATGTTTAAGCGATTTCAAAAAGAGTTTCAAAAAAGTCAATCTTTTGTTGTGAAAAATATGAAAGGTTATGGAGATTATCTTTCAAAGATGTATTTGGTAAAAAAGTCCACCTTACCGGAGATTTATAGAAGGAATTTTTTCTTGAAGGTTTCCATCGACGGGAGTTATTCTTGTATATGTAAAAAATTTGAACATTCCGGGATGATTTGTAGACACATGATCCGTTACCTTAACAAGAAACAAAAGACGA is a window of Apium graveolens cultivar Ventura chromosome 11, ASM990537v1, whole genome shotgun sequence DNA encoding:
- the LOC141695676 gene encoding protein FAR1-RELATED SEQUENCE 5-like yields the protein MLPLPPKKRVYRKIFNDDEVIDVDSIEDKVNNLGKGKTHSDDDVGFGWKNHDVHGDSDDSNDSFNGDDDDDKIDDENFIGNMNDVVPCVGMIFDSLNEAESFYRGYGRSIGFEIIIRSSRRHSRNGGISSRLYICRKGGRLGPKPLEVEDRVKGKRPRDVIPRTCCRARICVAHKVSSNKWKVTKVNLEHNHAMVTSDKVKFMQRSRNIDPFTRSLIELFNKSGIETPKVMNLLSETCGGIEKVGFSSQDVRNVIRDIRRRVFDSGDAECGLVLLRDLQKQSDGNFFYRVDVDEENRVRGLVWVDPRSLNAYKNFRDVVTFDSTYQTNRYDMPFIPITGVNHHYQNILFGFALIRDEKETSYRWVLKTWLEAVDNKPPITIITEQDIALSNAIIEVMPNTNHTYCTWHISSKFTEKLSTLYTQYSEFKTDFNACIYKSLSPTEFEGSWEDLKEKYDLENHNWLNDMYAIRRQWVFAFTEQHFAVGMTTTSRSESMNSFFDEYVKASTGLKEFIENS